In Carassius gibelio isolate Cgi1373 ecotype wild population from Czech Republic chromosome B13, carGib1.2-hapl.c, whole genome shotgun sequence, one genomic interval encodes:
- the kifbp gene encoding KIF-binding protein: protein MAAHQSSEWRSVCEKFRLAQELSEIESRKDPENNPFRSKYKARDLLKEIHCSLKKIEIEEEGEADNEADCESREMVDGELGSECGKSCSGDSPAGLRAARLAVVQYCLGVNHIETEELSAGEQHLMNCLKLIDKCTTTRENVSLFIQARNQLGILWAGRDEIEKAQGFLEIAESMYLLYMREDGQPPLDLEDFFVLEGEELSQQEKIRRFEMAYTHTLYYLAQVYKNLQQYEKAGQYCHSTLQRQLEYKQFVPLEWAINAATLSQYYITKTRYMEARHCLAAASVIATLAGEIPSEAAAKESDAECEKREELLQKRSEIARCWIKYCLNLMQDAKKLLEDNIGELDLDRQEELKRARRSVEEEKEKGRKSAILFGSSDTFDSICSLEEKVSSMLPLDFEEARSIFLVGQSYVAQAKEYFAMDGHVTDHIEILQDHSALFKVLAFFEQDLERRCKMHKRRVDMLEPICKDLNAQYYLLICRQLQFELAETYYEMMDLKLAVADRQDQPDVHTIKKFNNLCSSSMKYYQMFLDSIRSPEGKFPEKLEDDLLRPALVARFRVARLQSKLISSNLDTQLENLTNSLDSYNFVVQYCEENPEAKKAVETELELSIEMVSLLPLKINRIRSKITSCN from the exons ATGGCTGCCCACCAGAGCTCAGAGTGGAGGAGCGTGTGCGAGAAATTTCGCCTGGCCCAGGAGCTCTCCGAAATAGAGTCGAGAAAAGACCCTGAGAACAACCCTTTCCGATCGAAATACAAAGCTAGAGATCTGTTGAAGGAAATCCATtgttcactgaaaaaaattgAAATCGAGGAGGAGGGCGAGGCTGACAATGAAGCAGACTGTGAGTCCAGGGAGATGGTGGATGGAGAACTGGGGAGTGAATGCGGGAAATCGTGTTCCGGAGACTCTCCCGCCGGTTTGCGAGCGGCCAGGCTCGCGGTGGTGCAGTACTGTCTCGGTGTGAACCACATAGAGACCGAGGAGCTGTCCGCTGGAGAGCAGCATCTGATGAACTGCCTGAAACTCATCGACAAGTGCACAACAACACGGGAGAACGTCTCGTTATTCATACAGGCCCGG aatCAGCTCGGCATTTTGTGGGCGGGGAGAGATGAGATCGAAAAAGCACAAGGATTTCTGGAAATCGCCGAATCTATGTATTTGCTATACatgagagag GATGGTCAACCCCCACTGGATCTTGAAGACTTTTTCGTACTAGAGGGAGAAGAATTATCTCAACAAGAGAAGATAAGAAG GTTTGAAATGGCATATACGCACACACTGTATTATCTGGCTCAAGTCTACAAGAATCTGCAGCAGTATGAGAAAGCGGGACAGTACTGTCACAGCACACTACAGAGACAGCTGGAGTACAAGCAGTTTGTGCCCCTCGAGTGGGCTATTAATGCAGCCACACTGTCACAGTACTACATCACAAAG ACACGGTACATGGAGGCTCGTCACTGTTTGGCTGCGGCTAGCGTAATTGCTACTCTTGCAGGAGAAATCCCCTCAGAAGCAGCTGCCAAAGAAA GTGATGCTGAATGTGAAAAACGTGAAGAGCTCCTGCAGAAGCGATCTGAAATTGCCAGATGCTGGATTAAATATTGCCTTAATCTGATGCAAGATGCTAAAAAACTTCTTGAG GATAATATCGGAGAACTAGACTTAGATCGCCAGGAAGAACTGAAGAGGGCACGTCGCAGtgtagaggaagaaaaagagaagggaaGAAAAAGTGCCATCCTTTTTGGTTCAAGCGATACCTTTGACTCTATTTGCAGCCTGGAAGAGAAAGTAAGCAGCATGCTTCCTCTAGATTTTGAAGAAGCCCGTAGCATCTTTCTAGTGGGTCAAAGCTACGTAGCCCAGGCCAAAGAGTATTTCGCAATGGATGGTCATGTGACAGATCACATTGAGATCTTACAAGACCATAGTGCTCTCTTCAAAGTCCTGGCCTTCTTTGAACAGGATCTGGAACGCCGCTGCAAGATGCACAAACGTCGCGTCGACATGCTAGAGCCAATCTGCAAGGATCTGAATGCTCAGTATTATTTGCTAATTTGCCGACAGCTGCAGTTTGAACTTGCAGAAACCTATTATGAGATGATGGACCTGAAGTTGGCTGTGGCTGACAGGCAGGATCAGCCAGATGTGCACACCATAAAGAAGTTTAACAACTTGTGTTCCTCCTCTATGAAGTATTATCAGATGTTCCTCGACTCCATCCGCTCACCAGAGGGCAAGTTTCCTGAAAAGCTCGAGGATGACCTGCTAAGGCCGGCGCTGGTGGCCAGGTTCCGTGTTGCCAGATTACAGTCCAAGCTTATTTCCAGTAACCTGGACACCCAACTGGAGAATCTCACCAACTCGCTGGATTCGTACAACTTTGTAGTACAATACTGTGAGGAGAACCCAGAAGCCAAGAAGGCTGTTGAAACCGAGCTAGAGTTGAGCATTGAGATGGTCTCCCTGCTTCCTCTCAAGATAAATCGAATTAGATCCAAAATTACCTCCTGCAACTAA
- the LOC127969827 gene encoding serglycin-like, producing the protein MKFYHRITLALAIICLFGDSGLGVPAKGRVKCNPDDKYSNCVQEMSPLVPLSGQRSQLSPSAAKHIFPVSKEEATPEMEEQSGEGSGNSDAFPPFIGMDQKLTRDARSLKEEVNKNEEEGSTESSGDIDYSEYVIPQKLDLLSKEDLKEENIIA; encoded by the exons ATGAAATTTTACCACAGAATAACTTTGGCACTGGCGATAATATGCCTTTTTGGGGACAGTGGACTGG GAGTCCCAGCCAAAGGCAGGGTGAAATGCAACCCGGATGATAAGTACTCAAACTGTGTACAAGAAATGAGCCCCTTGGTGCCCCTATCAGGGCAACGCTCTCAACTTTCACCTTCTGCTGCAAAACACAT ATTCCCAGTTAGCAAAGAGGAAGCCACTCCTGAGATGGAGGAGCAGTCAGGAGAGGGTTCAGGTAACTCCGACGCCTTCCCTCCTTTTATCGGCATGGATCAGAAGTTGACGAGAGACGCAAGAAGTCTCAAGGAAGAAGTCAACAAGAATGAAGAAGAAGGGTCGACTGAGTCCAGTGGAGACATTGATTACTCTGAATATGTAATACCTCAGAAACTAGATTTGCTTTCTAAAGAGGATTTGAAAGAGGAAAACATTATTGCATAA
- the LOC127969826 gene encoding vacuolar protein sorting-associated protein 26A → MSFLGGLFGPVWEIDVTLNEAESRKTAELKTEEGKLEKHYLFYDGESVSGKVNINVKQTGKRLEHQGIRIEFVGQIELFSDKSNTHEFVNLVKELALPGELTQNRSYDFEFMQVEKPYESYVGANVRLRYFLKVTVVRRLSDLVKEYDLIVHQLATYPDVNNSIKMEVGIEDCLHIEFEYNKSKYHLKDVIVGKIYFLLVRIKIQHMELQLIKKELTGIGPSTTTETETVAKYEIMDGAPVKGESIPIRLFLGGYDLTPTMRDVNKKFSVRYFLNLVLVDEEDRRYFKQQEIVLWRKAPEKLRKRNFHQRYESPEPRPSLPAEQPEM, encoded by the exons ATG AGTTTCCTTGGAGGTCTGTTTGGTCCAGTGTGGGAAATCGATGTCACTCTGAACGAAGCTGAAAGCAGAAAAACAGCCGAGCTGAAGACTGAAGAAGGGAAATTGGAGaagcattatttgttttatgatgGAGAATCAGTTTCAGGAAAG GTAAATATCAATGTGAAACAGACAGGCAAAAGGCTTGAACATCAGGGAATTCGCATTGAGTTTGTAGGACAGATCG AGCTCTTCAGTGATAAAAGCAATACTCATGAGTTTGTAAACCTTGTGAAGGAGCTCGCTCTGCCCGGAGAGCTGACACAGAACCGCAGCTATGACTTTGAGTTCATGCAGGTCGAGAAGCCATACGAGTCTTACGTTGGAGCGAATGTGCGATTGAG GTATTTCCTTAAAGTTACAGTTGTGAGGAGGCTGTCTGATTTGGTAAAGGAGTATGACCTCATTGTGCATCAGCTGGCCACCTACCCTGATGTCAACAACTCTATCAAGATGGAAGTGGGCATTGAAGACTGCCTACATATAGAGTTTGAATACAATAAGTCCAA GTATCACCTCAAAGATGTGATTGTGGGTAAAATCTACTTCTTACTTGTACGGATTAAAATCCAGCACATGGAACTTCAGTTGATCAAGAAAGAATTGACAGGAATTG GGCCGAGCACAACTACTGAGACCGAGACTGTGGCCAAATATGAGATTATGGATGGAGCACCAGTGAAAG GTGAATCCATTCCTATTCGCCTATTCCTGGGTGGTTATGACCTTACACCCACAATGAGAGATGTAAACAAGAAATTCTCTGTGAGGTACTTTCTGAACTTGGTGCTTGTGGATGAAGAAGATAGGAGATACTTCAAACAGCAG GAAATAGTTTTGTGGAGGAAGGCACCCGAGAAACTGCGGAAACGTAACTTCCATCAGCGCTACGAGTCACCTGAGCCTCGGCCGAGTCTGCCTGCTGAGCAGCCGGAAATGTGA